The following are encoded in a window of Dictyostelium discoideum AX4 chromosome 6 chromosome, whole genome shotgun sequence genomic DNA:
- a CDS encoding PA14 domain-containing protein — translation TGLIEFESDKFFPIDTNNNLTLSIPTNSIKSYKDSDGKIHNYHFCLKFNNKLYFNGTNLNEEFIRFTGDDDVYVFINDKLVIDLGGLHQKESSDTVYLSRLGLAKNNYYNFDFFYCERHTTSSNFKLETSFDFGCPINDCSCNRDSDECKYYCDQKTCDDGNECTFDFCPPIDTFFEDSEFSSFNMKSYCIHIEKEINLKPIDKCLNDLKCNPITGKFEAIGEPMKCNGKCHTGVCSNSTCIEKDSKFCSKELNDNDPNKSFFCDPNIGCRASIIKTSKPTPTPTPTLTPTPTPTPKPTSTPKPTSKPTSTPTPTPKQTKSPPPCDGIICKTKYVFKKVWNTLFN, via the exons actggattaattgaatttgaaagtgATAAATTCTTTCCAAttgatacaaataataatttaacattatcaattccaacaaattcaataaaatctTATAAAGATTCAGATGGTAAAATacataattatcatttttgtttaaaatttaataataaattatattttaatggtacaaatttaaatgaagagTTTATTAGATTCactggtgatgatgatgtttaTGTTTTcattaatgataaattagtTATTGATTTAGGTGGTTTACATCAAAAGGAATCCTCTGATACAGTATACTTATCAAGATTAGGTTTagctaaaaataattattataattttgatttcttttattgTGAAAGACATACAACatcttcaaattttaaattagaaactagttttgattttggttgtccaattaatgattgt agTTGTAATAGAGATAGTGATGAATGTAAATATTATTGTGATCAAAAAACttgtgatgatggtaatgaaTGTACATTTGATTTTTGTCCACCTATTGATACATTTTTTGAAGATTCtgaattttcatcatttaatatGAAATCTTATTGCATTCATATTGAAAAAGAGATAAATTTAAAGCCAATTGATAAatgtttaaatgatttaaagtGTAATCCAATAACTGGTAAATTTGAAGCAATAGGTGAACCAATGAAATGTAATGGTAAATGTCATACTGGTGTTTGTTCAAATAGTACTTGCATTGAAAAAGATTCAAAATTCTGTTCCAAAGAactaaatgataatgatccAAATAAATCTTTCTTTTGTGATCCAAATATTGGTTGTAGGgcatcaattattaaaacatctAAACCAACTCCAACTCCAACACCAACATTAACACCAACACCCACACCAACACCCAaaccaacatcaacaccCAAACCAACATCAAAACCAACATCCACACCTACACCAACACCCAAACAAACAAAGAGTCCACCACCATGTGATGGTATAATATGTAAAACAAaatatgtttttaaaaaggtttggaatactttatttaattaa